From a single Atribacteraceae bacterium genomic region:
- a CDS encoding transposase — translation MFGDTRPQRCWMHKTANVLNYLPKSVQGKVQADLHQIGMAETKTDAEKAFALLINKYQAQYPQATDCLEKDREVLLTFYDFPAEHWKHLRTTNPVKSTHEYRQVANQQDQELRCGSRVTVLSMVLQLFLSAEKRWRKLNGVPRLAEVVEGVKFVDGIRQKEDAA, via the coding sequence GTGTTTGGGGACACCCGCCCCCAGCGGTGCTGGATGCACAAGACCGCCAATGTGCTTAATTATCTCCCCAAAAGCGTGCAGGGGAAAGTCCAGGCCGACCTCCACCAGATCGGGATGGCCGAAACCAAGACAGACGCCGAAAAGGCTTTCGCTCTCTTGATCAACAAGTACCAGGCCCAATACCCCCAGGCTACCGACTGCCTGGAAAAAGACCGGGAGGTGCTCCTGACCTTCTATGACTTCCCGGCCGAACACTGGAAGCACTTACGGACCACCAACCCGGTAAAATCCACTCATGAGTACCGTCAGGTTGCAAACCAACAAGACCAAGAACTGCGGTGCGGGTCCCGGGTGACGGTGCTCAGCATGGTCTTACAGCTCTTTCTCAGTGCAGAGAAACGGTGGAGGAAACTGAATGGAGTACCCCGCTTAGCAGAAGTTGTGGAGGGAGTCAAATTCGTGGATGGAATACGCCAAAAAGAGGACGCCGCCTGA
- the cas6 gene encoding CRISPR system precrRNA processing endoribonuclease RAMP protein Cas6, with the protein MFDFFRIARYRITLAAGKQGLILPPYKGATFRGGFGTVFRRIACAVRGQDCLSCLLKAQCPYAYIFETSPPENSQALSKYESIPRPFVLEPPTETKTFYAPGETLDFQLLLFGRAIQYLPYFIVVFREMGETGLGRGRRPFVLTKMAALGRQEAVEIYSAQTNTIRHLDQSDTYCPPQFPPPSQIQVNFITPVRLIDDGACATVPEFHILFRQIMRRISALAYFHHGQRLEADYGGLAARSRQINLSANKTSWQELERYSRRQDQRINIGGLVGAAAYQGNLTEFMPWLALGEYVHVGKNTVFGLGKYELTLP; encoded by the coding sequence TTGTTTGATTTTTTTCGTATTGCCCGGTACCGTATAACTTTAGCTGCCGGAAAACAGGGCTTGATTCTGCCCCCCTATAAAGGCGCCACATTTCGTGGCGGCTTTGGCACCGTTTTCCGCCGTATCGCCTGTGCCGTGCGCGGGCAGGATTGTTTAAGCTGCCTGCTCAAAGCGCAGTGTCCCTACGCCTATATTTTTGAAACCTCTCCGCCGGAAAACAGCCAGGCGCTAAGCAAATATGAAAGTATCCCCCGTCCTTTTGTCCTCGAACCACCAACGGAGACAAAAACTTTCTACGCCCCCGGCGAAACACTTGACTTTCAACTCCTGCTCTTCGGCCGCGCCATCCAATATCTCCCTTATTTTATCGTCGTTTTTCGGGAAATGGGGGAAACCGGACTTGGTCGCGGCCGACGTCCTTTTGTTCTGACAAAAATGGCCGCGCTAGGCCGGCAGGAGGCAGTGGAGATTTACTCAGCACAAACCAATACCATTCGCCACTTGGACCAGTCTGACACTTACTGCCCGCCGCAGTTTCCTCCCCCCTCGCAAATACAGGTCAATTTTATAACACCCGTCCGCCTGATCGATGACGGCGCCTGTGCCACTGTTCCTGAGTTCCATATCTTATTTCGGCAAATTATGCGCCGTATCTCCGCCCTAGCCTATTTTCACCACGGACAGCGGCTGGAGGCTGACTATGGCGGCCTAGCCGCGCGTTCACGACAAATCAACCTGTCAGCCAACAAGACCAGTTGGCAGGAACTTGAGCGCTACTCCCGTCGCCAGGACCAGCGTATCAACATAGGTGGTTTGGTCGGTGCAGCGGCCTACCAGGGAAACTTGACTGAATTTATGCCTTGGCTCGCCCTTGGCGAATACGTCCATGTAGGGAAAAACACCGTTTTTGGTCTGGGCAAATATGAACTAACCCTCCCGTAA
- a CDS encoding WYL domain-containing protein codes for MLTGFISRTLPLIISFGMMAPREAVMNKANKSRRLTGVMSILNQGKAASAKEIAASQPLLNQEGIAICRQLQSALVKVESVIRSGADTHAYKRLKRHFTYLSSQQRDYSPWQGMIATLTDCICRSRSVTAVYDSYSGGKVTERILDPYHLFWGGEGNLYLAAHCHLHHEVRNFRIDRFKSVKAQNNLFARDPSFNLADYLKPSFRVWSGTEEVSVRFLVYPPASRFFRESSYHHSQQLEELPKAKLFAP; via the coding sequence TTGCTGACTGGATTTATCAGCAGAACTTTGCCATTAATTATTTCTTTTGGTATGATGGCGCCAAGGGAAGCAGTTATGAACAAGGCTAACAAATCCCGTCGATTAACCGGTGTCATGAGCATCTTAAATCAGGGTAAAGCCGCTTCGGCAAAAGAAATCGCCGCCAGCCAGCCACTGCTTAACCAGGAAGGGATTGCCATATGCCGGCAGCTGCAGTCGGCCCTGGTCAAAGTGGAAAGCGTTATCCGCAGCGGTGCCGATACTCATGCTTACAAGCGCTTAAAAAGGCACTTTACCTATCTTAGCTCGCAGCAGCGGGATTACTCGCCCTGGCAGGGGATGATTGCCACCTTAACCGACTGTATCTGCCGCAGCCGCAGTGTAACAGCCGTTTATGACTCTTACTCCGGCGGCAAAGTCACCGAGCGCATCCTTGACCCTTATCATCTTTTTTGGGGGGGGGAAGGCAACCTTTATCTTGCCGCCCATTGCCATCTGCATCACGAAGTCCGCAATTTTCGCATCGACCGGTTTAAGAGCGTCAAAGCCCAAAATAACCTGTTTGCCCGCGACCCCTCTTTTAATCTGGCAGATTATCTGAAACCAAGCTTTCGCGTCTGGAGCGGCACAGAGGAAGTCAGCGTCCGCTTTCTTGTCTACCCTCCGGCGTCCCGCTTCTTCCGTGAATCCAGCTACCATCACTCACAACAACTTGAGGAGCTGCCGAAGGCAAAATTATTTGCACCCTAA
- a CDS encoding transposase, translating to MEFARMWTPPDGSYPTFDISSQKENDRSQLELEQLMDFEARYSRIVALGYEENPSAIEGKPKGKRGRTKKTKARNLVERLDNHRQETIDFMYDFRIPFDNNQAERDIRMMKVQQKISGGFRIWQGAQVFCRIRGYISTVKKNSVPVLGAIRDGLLGMPFAPADA from the coding sequence ATGGAATTCGCCAGAATGTGGACGCCGCCTGATGGGTCATACCCAACATTTGACATTAGCTCCCAAAAGGAGAACGATAGGTCGCAACTGGAACTGGAACAGCTAATGGATTTCGAAGCACGCTATAGCCGCATCGTCGCCCTCGGGTATGAGGAAAACCCCTCAGCAATAGAGGGAAAGCCCAAGGGCAAGCGGGGCAGAACTAAAAAGACTAAAGCCAGGAACCTGGTGGAGAGATTGGACAACCACCGCCAGGAAACGATAGACTTCATGTACGATTTTCGTATCCCTTTCGATAACAACCAAGCGGAACGTGATATCCGTATGATGAAGGTCCAACAAAAGATCTCCGGCGGCTTTCGCATCTGGCAAGGCGCCCAGGTCTTCTGCCGGATCAGGGGCTATATTTCCACTGTTAAGAAAAATTCCGTCCCGGTATTGGGGGCAATTCGTGATGGTCTCCTGGGTATGCCTTTTGCTCCTGCCGATGCCTGA
- a CDS encoding nucleotidyltransferase domain-containing protein, which yields MKRNNMLENSLRYELTKIFNTYPEIVAVYLFGSYLNNKELARDIDLAVLLKEPAKHQVDLYMDLYPRLAQVLSPLEPDLLFLHTVSLPVRFEAISTGEVIFSSDEELRTDFEYITSGEYLDFKYHLEMSRQELFEAIKEERPLV from the coding sequence ATGAAACGTAATAATATGTTGGAAAATTCTTTAAGGTACGAGCTGACAAAAATATTTAATACGTATCCAGAAATCGTCGCGGTTTACCTTTTCGGCTCCTATCTTAACAATAAGGAGCTGGCCCGGGATATAGACTTGGCCGTTCTGCTTAAAGAACCAGCCAAGCATCAAGTAGACTTGTACATGGATTTGTACCCCCGCCTGGCTCAGGTATTATCACCCCTGGAACCAGATCTGTTGTTTTTGCATACCGTTTCGTTGCCGGTACGTTTTGAGGCCATATCAACCGGGGAGGTCATCTTTTCCAGTGATGAAGAGCTTCGTACCGACTTCGAGTATATTACTTCCGGTGAGTACTTGGACTTCAAGTATCACCTGGAAATGTCCCGGCAGGAATTATTTGAAGCAATCAAGGAGGAACGCCCACTTGTATAG
- the cas5 gene encoding CRISPR-associated protein Cas5 — MRVAKVQIEAPITSFRYPHFLIGRQAGFDMPPPSTIYGHIASAVGEWFDPATVKFAYQFSFQAKGSDLEHQHVITRGGQSFKWGTKKYPVSTQAVVQPHLRDFLFGCRLTLYLDPPDLAEAFRHPAFCVNLGRSQDLASVISAEVVELERAKGAYLEQTLLPFSMRPLLGRGVTVLMPRYIEPPPDREPHFSRYIVLFELVYAGEVSHTNRLLHYEGRSAEEWLVDPSSPPKHEGVRRGLIFHSFVGDEDSVAGFR; from the coding sequence ATGAGAGTAGCCAAAGTACAAATTGAAGCACCCATCACCTCGTTTCGCTATCCCCATTTTTTGATTGGCCGGCAGGCCGGCTTTGACATGCCGCCGCCTTCGACCATTTACGGCCACATAGCGAGCGCGGTGGGCGAATGGTTCGACCCGGCAACCGTCAAGTTTGCCTACCAATTTAGTTTTCAAGCCAAGGGGAGCGATTTGGAACATCAGCATGTAATTACCAGGGGTGGACAAAGTTTTAAGTGGGGAACCAAAAAATATCCTGTTTCCACTCAGGCTGTAGTTCAGCCTCACCTGCGCGACTTTTTATTCGGGTGCCGCTTGACCCTTTACCTCGACCCGCCCGATCTGGCCGAAGCTTTTCGCCATCCGGCGTTTTGCGTAAATTTAGGCCGGTCTCAAGATCTGGCGAGCGTCATTTCGGCTGAGGTGGTGGAGCTAGAGAGGGCAAAAGGAGCCTATCTGGAACAGACCCTGCTGCCGTTTAGCATGCGGCCCCTGCTGGGACGCGGGGTGACAGTCCTGATGCCCCGTTATATAGAACCGCCGCCGGACCGGGAGCCCCACTTTAGCCGGTATATTGTGCTTTTTGAGCTGGTTTACGCCGGTGAGGTTTCCCATACCAACAGACTGCTCCATTATGAAGGTCGATCAGCGGAGGAATGGTTAGTAGATCCATCTTCACCCCCAAAACACGAAGGGGTAAGAAGAGGGCTTATTTTTCACTCTTTTGTCGGAGATGAGGATAGTGTCGCTGGATTTCGATGA
- a CDS encoding DUF86 domain-containing protein, which produces MYSLALVTERVNIIRRSVKRLKLLAEMPKEEFCNSEDAIDVAENRLRRALEALFDLGRHMLVKSGSGVPSDYRSVIRMLQESGLLPEDYANKITGMAGYRNRLIHDYNKVTPEELYHILQTRLIDLELFCQYVVEHVQ; this is translated from the coding sequence TTGTATAGCCTTGCCCTGGTAACAGAAAGAGTAAATATCATTCGTCGTTCGGTAAAGAGGTTAAAATTACTTGCTGAAATGCCAAAGGAAGAATTTTGCAACAGTGAGGACGCGATAGATGTTGCCGAAAACAGGTTGCGCCGTGCCCTAGAAGCATTATTCGATTTAGGTCGCCATATGTTGGTGAAATCTGGCTCAGGCGTTCCCTCGGATTATCGTTCAGTAATCAGGATGCTACAGGAAAGCGGCCTGTTGCCGGAGGATTATGCCAACAAAATTACCGGCATGGCAGGTTACCGAAACCGTCTTATCCATGATTATAACAAAGTAACCCCCGAGGAACTTTATCATATTTTGCAGACACGGCTTATTGATTTAGAATTATTTTGTCAGTACGTAGTCGAACATGTACAGTAG
- the cas3 gene encoding CRISPR-associated helicase Cas3', with the protein MSLDFDDFWAKSRNEQASAGETLVSHTRQVLANVIALRTRLPELARFAQMPRFWPRMALAAVLHDLGKCAGGFQQMLRGNGSFPYRHEVLSAAFLPWLIGSDPHQDLPWVAAGILSHHKDFSTMERDYSPGCDWEEPPLPDSLAQIALELDEEFFQFAPKMLQQVLLPLLDECPLPASHERFIFSLSDNAFNQSTFPGFARQALDAYAQLVIRLRKEEAHSSIALAGRFTRGVLILADHAGSAWQTFGNLEALASSATMAKTLALPLPAEGEDKIYAHQTRAGKISGCAILVAPTGSGKTEAALLWAAANGQKSAGSPPLFYVLPYQASLNAMRSRFGEHFGDDRVVLQHSRALQALYRQLLDRGYTPGEAKTQATREINLGRLHVAPVRILTPYQLLRGAFQLRGHEALWTDCAGARLVIDEIHAYEPGRLGMILALLEHLVQDLAVNVLVMSATLPSVLTEVLNEKLEYPMPIIATPETYAAFRRHRLHLRAANLLDEETVKEIHRRAKEGLAVLVVATTVQRAQLIWETLNAVLNGDVQVELLHGKFCPRDRFAKEQGLLRQVSTKNAAGNKKPLILVATQVVEVSLDVDFDVLYTDPAPLEALLQRFGRVNRGRRYRERDVVVLTEIPERCPVYAESLVEKALQQLAPIDGQIVNEAKIQDLLDNVYSGAVSHWWKSEVLKAAEAFKSEVLSSLYAFDTDERLEDKFCEMFDGQEVLPMDLYDEYQGLSKNDPLQTQSLLVSVSRGQLWRLRKEGRLEKVDRHLWVAQAPYDSRFGLQLQRELMHETG; encoded by the coding sequence GTGTCGCTGGATTTCGATGATTTTTGGGCAAAAAGTCGGAACGAACAGGCCTCCGCCGGGGAGACATTGGTCAGCCACACCAGGCAGGTGCTTGCCAATGTTATTGCATTGCGCACACGCCTGCCTGAATTGGCCAGGTTCGCTCAAATGCCGCGTTTCTGGCCGCGCATGGCCTTGGCAGCCGTTCTCCACGACCTCGGAAAATGTGCGGGCGGATTTCAGCAGATGCTGCGGGGTAATGGAAGTTTTCCATACCGGCATGAAGTCCTTTCTGCGGCCTTCCTTCCTTGGCTTATAGGCAGCGATCCGCATCAGGACCTGCCATGGGTGGCTGCCGGGATACTCTCCCATCATAAGGATTTTTCGACCATGGAGAGGGATTATTCGCCGGGTTGCGACTGGGAAGAGCCTCCTTTGCCTGATTCGTTAGCACAAATAGCTTTGGAACTGGACGAAGAGTTTTTTCAATTTGCCCCGAAGATGCTCCAGCAAGTTTTGCTGCCGCTGCTTGACGAGTGTCCGCTGCCTGCATCTCATGAACGGTTCATCTTTTCGCTCTCAGACAATGCCTTTAATCAGTCAACATTCCCGGGCTTTGCCCGGCAGGCGCTGGACGCTTACGCTCAACTGGTCATCCGCCTGCGCAAAGAGGAGGCACACTCTTCAATTGCCCTGGCCGGGCGCTTCACCCGGGGCGTGCTGATCTTGGCCGATCATGCCGGGTCAGCCTGGCAGACCTTTGGCAATCTGGAGGCGCTTGCTTCTTCCGCCACCATGGCAAAAACACTGGCTTTACCGTTGCCCGCCGAAGGGGAAGACAAAATTTATGCTCATCAAACCCGCGCCGGCAAAATTTCGGGATGCGCTATACTGGTAGCACCGACAGGAAGCGGCAAGACCGAGGCCGCACTCCTATGGGCTGCCGCAAACGGTCAAAAATCAGCTGGAAGTCCACCGTTATTCTATGTGCTTCCTTACCAGGCAAGTCTGAACGCGATGCGTAGCCGCTTTGGAGAGCACTTCGGTGATGACCGGGTGGTGCTGCAGCATTCCCGCGCTTTGCAGGCCCTTTACCGCCAGTTATTGGACCGTGGTTACACCCCGGGAGAAGCAAAAACCCAGGCCACCCGGGAGATCAACCTCGGCAGGCTGCATGTTGCCCCGGTGCGAATACTGACACCATACCAGCTGTTGCGGGGCGCATTCCAGCTGCGCGGCCACGAAGCCCTTTGGACAGATTGCGCAGGCGCCCGCCTGGTCATTGATGAAATTCATGCCTATGAACCTGGCCGGCTAGGTATGATCCTTGCCCTCTTGGAGCATCTGGTACAGGATTTGGCGGTAAACGTACTAGTAATGTCGGCCACATTGCCTTCAGTACTGACAGAGGTTTTAAATGAAAAGCTTGAATACCCCATGCCGATTATAGCGACACCGGAAACATATGCAGCCTTTCGCCGTCACCGCTTACATCTACGTGCGGCAAATTTGCTGGATGAAGAGACAGTAAAAGAGATCCATCGCAGGGCAAAGGAAGGGCTGGCAGTTCTGGTTGTAGCGACCACTGTGCAACGTGCCCAATTGATTTGGGAGACGCTGAATGCCGTTTTAAATGGTGATGTTCAGGTGGAACTGCTTCACGGCAAGTTTTGTCCCCGGGATCGTTTTGCTAAAGAGCAGGGGCTGTTGCGGCAGGTTTCCACGAAAAACGCCGCAGGCAATAAAAAACCGCTAATTCTTGTGGCAACCCAAGTGGTAGAAGTCAGCTTGGACGTAGATTTTGACGTCTTGTATACCGACCCGGCGCCCTTGGAAGCATTGTTGCAACGCTTCGGACGGGTCAATCGCGGCCGCCGTTACCGGGAGCGCGATGTGGTAGTTTTAACTGAGATTCCAGAACGTTGCCCGGTTTATGCGGAATCTTTGGTTGAAAAGGCTTTACAGCAATTGGCGCCGATAGATGGGCAGATAGTGAATGAAGCCAAAATCCAAGATCTATTGGATAACGTTTACAGCGGTGCGGTGTCCCATTGGTGGAAGAGCGAGGTGCTGAAGGCTGCGGAAGCATTTAAGTCCGAGGTTTTGTCCAGTCTGTATGCTTTTGATACTGACGAACGGTTGGAAGATAAATTCTGTGAAATGTTTGACGGACAAGAAGTCCTGCCGATGGATCTATACGATGAATACCAAGGGCTGAGTAAGAATGACCCCTTACAAACCCAGTCGCTGTTAGTCTCCGTGAGCAGAGGGCAGCTTTGGCGCCTGCGAAAGGAAGGACGTCTGGAAAAAGTAGATCGGCATTTATGGGTAGCCCAGGCCCCTTATGATTCCCGCTTCGGGCTGCAATTGCAGCGGGAACTGATGCATGAAACCGGATAA
- a CDS encoding DUF1848 domain-containing protein, giving the protein MGVYKPVIISASRRTDIPAFYWEWFMHRVREKYVVAVNPLFRNQVFPLSLDPRDVEAIVFWTKNPAPCLDGLPQLEEAGFRGRLFFQVTVNPYTQTPLEENLPSLAERIEALATLARHIGREHIFFRYDPLLLARGSQCIDAAYHKEQFGFLLRKIAPFVSRVITSVVDTYRKSQVNFRRLLTEHNLEVLIPDSTVLGTLAQILVEEAAAQGLQVYSCAEGGKTLQVLNQAGVITGSCIDLAYIGGYLPTPVILKDKQKDPAQRPACGCTKSRDIGAYNTCLARCKYCYATDFRLTPRLIDPRVDLSLDVINLDDSLRRRIEKLRDEQREIPANKRAILKTCVYK; this is encoded by the coding sequence GTGGGGGTTTATAAACCCGTGATTATCAGCGCCAGCCGGCGGACCGATATTCCGGCTTTCTACTGGGAGTGGTTTATGCACCGGGTCCGGGAAAAGTACGTGGTCGCGGTCAATCCCCTGTTTAGAAATCAGGTTTTCCCGCTGTCCCTGGACCCCCGCGATGTGGAGGCGATCGTCTTCTGGACCAAGAATCCGGCTCCCTGTTTAGACGGTCTCCCACAGCTTGAGGAAGCCGGCTTTCGGGGCCGGCTCTTTTTCCAGGTGACTGTCAACCCCTATACCCAAACCCCTCTTGAAGAGAACCTGCCTTCTTTGGCCGAACGGATCGAAGCCCTGGCCACCCTGGCCCGGCATATCGGCCGGGAACACATCTTCTTCCGCTACGACCCCCTCCTCTTGGCCCGAGGTTCCCAGTGTATCGATGCCGCCTATCACAAGGAACAGTTCGGTTTTCTCCTCCGGAAGATCGCCCCCTTTGTCTCCCGGGTGATCACCAGTGTCGTCGATACTTACCGCAAGTCACAGGTCAACTTCCGCCGCCTCCTGACAGAGCACAACCTCGAGGTGTTGATCCCGGATTCTACCGTCCTGGGGACACTGGCTCAAATACTGGTCGAAGAGGCCGCCGCACAGGGTTTACAGGTCTATAGTTGCGCGGAAGGGGGCAAGACCCTGCAGGTTCTAAATCAGGCCGGGGTTATTACCGGAAGCTGCATCGACCTTGCCTATATCGGCGGGTATCTTCCCACTCCTGTTATCCTCAAAGACAAGCAAAAAGATCCCGCCCAACGCCCGGCCTGTGGTTGTACAAAAAGCCGGGACATCGGAGCCTATAACACCTGTCTGGCCCGCTGTAAGTACTGCTATGCGACTGATTTCCGGCTCACCCCCCGGCTCATCGATCCTCGGGTTGATCTCTCGCTAGATGTGATCAACCTGGACGATTCACTAAGGCGCAGAATAGAGAAACTCCGGGATGAGCAGCGGGAAATTCCTGCAAATAAGCGAGCCATACTCAAAACTTGTGTATACAAATAA
- the cas7i gene encoding type I-B CRISPR-associated protein Cas7/Cst2/DevR, with translation MAFLAGLMVLDAPASALNNAGADAGARTDNTIAVKKIRTPQGTFPYVSAQAFRYWLRTGLETAGSEWVAAPVFREGKIAYTDADPVKNWDDDLFGYMRAPSKRADAVKAAEATPLEKDREITRVSPFRVGTFVAIAPSPIVSDFGTMTRQDGDPVPYEHEFYRAHLRGLFSLDLTCAGTFFDSERVGYKNLDVHRREKAKDEGCAQVTVRKQKALRLPIEKRCRRVSTLVGALAELNGGAKQALHYTDLVPAVVFLAVVKNGNNPFYRVLRASKTHQTEFDREAFAEILRVYKDDFLSDIHVGWAKGFLDEERQALQEAIFAHSTGLAIHLQHPREAIQAVAGRLADSSNEAWYT, from the coding sequence ATGGCTTTTCTGGCAGGACTAATGGTTTTGGATGCCCCGGCCTCCGCCCTGAATAACGCTGGAGCTGATGCCGGCGCCCGAACGGACAATACTATCGCTGTGAAAAAAATCAGGACGCCCCAAGGGACATTCCCATATGTATCTGCGCAAGCCTTTAGGTACTGGCTGCGTACCGGGCTGGAAACTGCCGGCAGCGAGTGGGTAGCGGCGCCCGTATTTCGTGAAGGCAAAATAGCTTACACTGACGCCGACCCCGTTAAGAACTGGGACGACGATCTTTTTGGTTACATGCGCGCCCCCTCCAAAAGAGCAGATGCTGTAAAAGCTGCGGAGGCAACTCCGCTGGAGAAAGACCGGGAGATTACCCGTGTTTCTCCTTTTCGGGTGGGAACTTTTGTGGCTATTGCTCCGTCACCCATTGTCTCCGACTTCGGGACCATGACCCGCCAGGATGGCGATCCGGTTCCCTATGAACATGAGTTTTACCGGGCGCATCTCCGGGGCCTATTTTCTCTTGACCTTACCTGTGCCGGGACTTTTTTTGACAGCGAGCGGGTGGGTTATAAAAACTTAGATGTGCACCGTCGGGAGAAGGCAAAAGACGAGGGGTGCGCGCAGGTAACGGTCCGCAAGCAAAAGGCGCTGCGTTTACCTATCGAAAAACGTTGCCGGCGTGTGTCTACTTTAGTTGGGGCGCTGGCTGAACTAAACGGCGGAGCGAAGCAAGCGCTTCATTATACTGATTTAGTCCCGGCTGTAGTCTTTCTGGCCGTGGTGAAAAATGGTAACAATCCATTTTACCGGGTGTTGAGGGCTTCAAAGACCCACCAGACCGAATTTGACCGGGAAGCATTTGCCGAGATTCTTAGAGTTTACAAAGACGACTTCCTGTCCGACATCCATGTTGGATGGGCCAAAGGTTTTCTGGATGAAGAGCGCCAAGCCTTGCAGGAGGCTATCTTTGCTCATTCTACCGGTCTTGCGATTCATTTGCAGCATCCCCGGGAGGCGATCCAGGCGGTGGCCGGCCGGTTGGCTGACTCGAGCAATGAGGCCTGGTACACATGA
- a CDS encoding pitrilysin family protein, protein MKDLLSGTQKIKFANGFTLLLTPIDESALVSFNLCLGMGNLYEEEGERGLSSLMQEVITKGTGLKKAEELATSLESLGASFDASAGYFAGRVHLVGPAENCGEILPLFFEIVLDPAFREEETVKEKLYLQNLIRSQDDEPLKAATIRFQKAFYGSHPFSISPLGVIEDLDRLSSARLREWHTTIYQPANMVVSVAGHFQPEKVTQAFELAFSSLPSGVKPIPKKHNHCCVIPECLERRSLRDCWLVYGIPAPPLQEPRARSAFEILNTALGGGLFSRLFLRLREERGWSYHVGSLYVPLCGPSFFCSFAGFLPRHFRDVQDLLRREIEGMGSIDSQEFQEAKNYTLGTYLTQFEGVQSLAALLAFYEKIGLGWDHILTYETILRQMTLEEAIREFRIYQGQNGAMGGIVPWDWEGSLVGEIF, encoded by the coding sequence ATGAAAGACCTTTTGTCCGGAACCCAAAAAATAAAGTTCGCAAACGGATTTACCCTGTTATTGACCCCGATTGACGAGAGCGCTCTGGTTTCTTTCAACCTCTGCTTGGGAATGGGCAATCTTTATGAAGAGGAGGGGGAAAGAGGATTATCATCTCTGATGCAGGAAGTCATTACGAAAGGAACGGGACTGAAAAAGGCGGAAGAACTGGCTACTTCCCTGGAAAGCCTGGGTGCGAGTTTTGACGCTTCAGCGGGGTATTTTGCTGGTCGAGTGCACCTGGTCGGTCCGGCGGAAAATTGCGGGGAGATTTTGCCCTTGTTTTTCGAAATTGTTCTGGACCCGGCTTTTCGGGAAGAAGAGACGGTAAAAGAAAAACTCTACCTGCAAAATCTTATTCGCTCACAGGATGACGAACCACTGAAAGCGGCTACCATTCGCTTTCAGAAGGCTTTTTACGGCAGTCATCCCTTTTCGATATCTCCCCTGGGAGTGATAGAGGATCTGGATCGTCTGTCTTCAGCCCGCCTCCGGGAATGGCATACGACCATCTATCAGCCGGCAAACATGGTGGTTTCGGTAGCCGGACATTTTCAACCGGAGAAGGTTACGCAGGCCTTCGAGTTGGCCTTTTCAAGTCTTCCCTCCGGAGTGAAGCCGATACCGAAAAAACACAATCACTGTTGCGTGATACCGGAATGCCTGGAGAGAAGATCGCTTCGAGACTGCTGGCTGGTTTACGGAATACCGGCTCCGCCATTACAGGAACCCCGGGCTCGCTCTGCTTTTGAGATTCTGAATACCGCCCTGGGGGGCGGGCTTTTCTCTCGGTTGTTTTTGCGTTTACGTGAAGAGAGGGGTTGGAGTTATCACGTCGGCTCTCTGTATGTACCCCTGTGCGGGCCATCCTTTTTCTGTTCCTTCGCCGGGTTTCTCCCCCGGCATTTCCGGGATGTCCAGGACCTTTTACGTCGGGAGATTGAGGGAATGGGATCGATAGACTCCCAGGAATTTCAGGAAGCAAAAAACTATACTCTGGGAACCTATCTGACCCAGTTCGAGGGTGTCCAGTCGTTGGCGGCTTTGCTGGCTTTTTATGAAAAAATCGGGCTGGGTTGGGATCATATTTTGACCTATGAAACGATTCTCAGGCAGATGACCCTTGAAGAGGCGATCCGGGAATTCCGTATATACCAGGGGCAAAACGGGGCAATGGGAGGGATCGTTCCCTGGGATTGGGAGGGATCGCTGGTTGGAGAAATATTTTAA